The sequence CGAAGCCGACGCGGGTGTGAGCCCTCATCGAGCGCGTGTTGCGCGTGGCCACCTCCGTCACCGTGCAGTCGAAGCGCGCCCCGTAGCTCGCGCGGTGCTCGCGGTAGAGCGCGTCGAACACGCCCTGGCCCCGGTACTCCTCGGCCACGCACACCTGGCCCATGACGTAATACGAGTACTCGCGCAACGGACGTCCGCGCCAGCTCAGCTTCTCCAGGAGCTGGAACATGGGTTCCAGGATGGGGACGAAGGTGCGCGCCTCCACCGGCATCACCAGGGCATAGCCCGCGAGCCTCTCCCCGTCCTTCGCGATGACGCTCGGTGCGAGCGCGTGCATCCGCTCCAGCACTTCCAGCGTATGGGCCACGGTGACGAAGCCCTCTCGCACGGCCTGAGAGGGGGAGACGTGGTCGCGCAGATTGGCCACCTGGAGCTGGAGGATCTCCTCCAGTTCCTCCCGGCGCGTGACGAGGCAGGTCCGAATCGGCGTTGACGGAGTCATGGTGACCGGGAGCATAGGAGCGCGGGCCCCTCGGGTCACCGCTGTTGGCAGCCGTAGCTCGCGTGTACACCAATGGGCCGCGCGGCTTCTCCACCCGCCTGACGCACGGCTCGGCTGGCCCCCGTCCGCGGCCCTCCTCGGCCCCTCCGCTCCAGTCCGCCATCTCTCCACAGATGCGCTCGGTGACGGTGCCATCGGAG is a genomic window of Cystobacter fuscus DSM 2262 containing:
- a CDS encoding GNAT family N-acetyltransferase, with translation MTPSTPIRTCLVTRREELEEILQLQVANLRDHVSPSQAVREGFVTVAHTLEVLERMHALAPSVIAKDGERLAGYALVMPVEARTFVPILEPMFQLLEKLSWRGRPLREYSYYVMGQVCVAEEYRGQGVFDALYREHRASYGARFDCTVTEVATRNTRSMRAHTRVGFERIETYRDATDEWAVIVLGLREGARE